The Actinoplanes sp. N902-109 genomic interval GGCCCGCGAGAACAGGCAGCGCGTGGTGCAGACCGCCGCCCGTTTGTTCCGGGAACGCGGCATCCAGGGCGTCAGCGTCGCCGACCTCATGGCCGAGGCGGGACTGACCCACGGCGGCTTCTACAAGCAGTTCGCGTCCAAGGAGGCGCTCGTGGCCGAGGCGGTGGCGCTCGCGTTCGAGGACCTCGGCGCCGACCTGCACGACCGGGACCAGCAGCACCCCGGCGACCACGAAGCCGCCCGCGAGGCGTTCGTGGCCGGTTACCTGTCCGCCGCCCACCGCGACGACCCGGGCAACGGCTGCGCCACCACCGGCTTCGGCACCGACGTGGCCCGCGAGCCCCCGGACAGCCCGGCGCGGGAACCGTTCGCCGCCGGGGTCGCCGAGTTCGCCGCCTGGCTCGGGCCCACCGAGGACGAGGCCCTGGTGACCCTGGCGACGATGGTGGGCGCGCTGCTGATCGCCCGGGCCACCGCGGGCACCCCGCTCGCCGATCGCATCCTCGCCGCGGCAACGTCCGATCTTTCCGGAAAGGGGCGCGTCAGCAGGTGAGACGTGCTCGCGTGTGCCACCATCACCGACGTGAAAAAGATCGTGGGCTGGATCGTGCTGATCCTGGTGATCTTCTACATCGGGACGAATCCCGGGCCGGCGTCCGACATCGCCCAGGGCATCGGCGACAACATCGCGGAGATGTTCCGCGGCATCGGCACCTTCTTCTCCAACCTGGCAGACTGACCGGCTTCTCCGACCTGGCAGACTGACGGCCCGCGCGGCCGGCCGGCGGCTGCCCTCCCGGCCTGACGGGACGACCTCACCCCGCCTGGCCGGTGCCCCACGACCTGGACCAGCAGCACCCTCAGCGGCTGAGCGGAAGCGACCGACATGCGGATCCTGTGCGCCGGACTGGCCACGCTCGACCTGATCCAGCGGGCCGAGCGCATCCCCGGCGTGGACGAGAAGGTGGAGGCACTGTCCACCGAGGTCGCCGCGGGCGGGCCGGCCACCAACGCCGCACTCACGGCGGCGGCGCTGGGCGCGGAGGTCACGCTGCTCACGGCCGTCGGGGCGCATCCGCTGGGCGACCTCATCCGGGCCGACCTCGCCGCGTACGGAATACGCCTGGTCGACGCGACCCCGCACCTGACCACCCCGCCGCCGGTGTCGTCGGTGACGGTGCTCGACGGCACCGGGCAGCGCACGATCGTCAGCCGCAACGCGGCGGGCACCGCGGCGGCCGTACCGGAGGATCTGGATCTGTCGTCCGCGGACGCCGTGCTGGCCGACGGGCATCATCCCGCGCTGGCCCGGGCGGCGGCCCGCAGCGGGCGCCCGATGGTGCTGGACGCGGGCAGCTGGCGGCCGGTCTTCGCGGAGCTGATGCCGCTGGCCGCGGTGACCGCCTGCTCGTCGGCCTTCCGCCCACCGCGCGACCCGCGCCGGATGGGGGCCCGCGCCGGTGCCGTGACGAGCGGCCCCGACCCGGTGCGGTGGTGGTCGGGCGAGCAGTCCGGGACGATCGCCGTGCCGCCGGTCGCGGCGGTCGACACGGCCGGCGCCGGGGATGCGTTCCACGGCGCCCTGGTCGTCGCGGTGGCGCGCGGCGATTCCCTGCCCGACGCCCTCTCGTACGCCGTCAGCACGGCCGCGGTCCGCGTCCAGCACCGCGGCGCCCGGGCCTGGCTGCGGCACCTGCCCCCGGTCACCCCACCGGCCTGACGTCACCCCACCGGGCTGACCTCCCGGCCGAGCGGGACCACCCGGTGCACCGGCAGGTCGTCGGTGCGGTGGGTGATGAGCAGAACCGTGCGGTCACCGGCGGCGGCGAGCAGGTCGCCGGTCAGGGCGCGGGCCGTTTCGTCGTCGAGGTGCTCGGTGGGCTCGTCGAGGATCAGCACCCGGGCATCGGTGAGCAGGGCGCGGGCCAGGGCGAGCCGGCGCCGCTGGCCGCCGGACAGGTGTGCGCCGTGCTCACCCACCGGGGTTTCCAGGCCCTGCGGCAGGGTGTCCACCCAGTCGAGCAGCCGGGCCCGGGCCAGCGCCGCCCGCAGCTCGGCCCCGGTGGCGTCGCGGCGGCCGATGCGCAGATTGTCGGCGATGGTGGTGTCGAACAGGTAGGCGTCCTCCGGCAGGTAGGTCACCAGCCGCCGGACGTCCGCGGGGTCGAAGCGCCGCAGGTCGACGCCGTTGAGCGTGACGGTGCCGGCGAACGGGTCGAGGAACCGCACCAGCAGCGCCGCGACCGTCGACTTGCCCGAGCCGCTCGGACCCACCAGGGCGGTCCGGCTGCCCGGGGCGAGTTCCAGGGTGAACCCCTCGAAGGCGATACGGTCCGGGGCCCACCCCGCCGTCACCCCGGTCAGGCCCAGCGTCACCGGCCCGGCCGGGAGCGGCAGCGGGTCGGCCGGCGTCGGGACCGGCGGGGTGGCGGCGAAGACCTCGGCCAGCCGGCGCAGCGCGGACCGGGCAGCCACCAGGTGCTGGGCAGCGGCCGGCAGCGTACCGGCCATCTCGAAGACGGCCAGCGGGGTCAGCACGACCACCGCGAGCAGCTCCCCGCGCAGCTGGCCGGCTCCGGCGGCCAGGCCGACCAGCACGCAGACCCCGGTACACAGCGCGGTGACGGCGGCCGAGATACCGGTCGTGAACGCCGACCGCTCCCCCGCCCGGCGCAGTCTCGCGTCCACGTCCGCCACCCGGGCGAGCTGGCGGTCCACCGCGCCGTAGGCGGTCAGGTCGCTGAGCCCGTGCAGCAGATCGACCGAGGCGACGGCCAGCTCGCCGCGCAGCGGGGCCAGCCGTCCGTCGGCCCGGCGGGCGGTGGTGGTCTGCAGCAGCGGCACGGCCACCCCGACGACGACCAGCCCGGCCGCCATGGTGAGACCCGCGACCGGCACCATCGAGCCCACCAGCAGCACCGCGGCGGTGCCGACGAGCAGGGCCACCGCATAGGGCACCAGCACCCGGGTGACCAGGTCGAGCACCGCGTCCACATCGGCGACCAGGCGCTGGGCGAGGTCGGCGCGGCGGAAGTCGGCCAGCCCGGCCGGGGCCAGCCGGTCCAGCCGGGCGTAGACCCGTTCGCGCAATGCACCGAGGATGCGGAACGCGGCGTCATGACCGAGCAGCCGTTCCAGGTAGCGCAGCACGCCACGGCTGAGACCGAACGCCCGCACCGCCACGATGGCGACCATCAGGTGCAGCACCGGCGGGTGCAGCGCGGCCCGCGAGATGAGCCAGGCCGAGGTGGCGAGCAGGCCGACGGCCGCACCGGCGGCGCCCGCACCGGCCAGCACGGCCAGCAGCAACCGGCCCCCGGCGGGGCGTAGCAGGGCAAGGGGGTTCACAGAGCCACCACCCGGTCGGCGAGCGCGATGAGTTCCGGGCGGTGGGCGGCCATGACCACCGTACGGCCCCGGCTGAGCCGGCGGATCGAGGCCATCACCCCCGCTGCGGTGCCGGCGTCGAGGTTGGCGGTCGGCTCGTCGAGCAGCACCACCGGCGCGTCGCGGTGGAACGCCCGGGCGAGCGCGACCCGCTGGCGTTGCCCGGCCGACAGACCGGTGCCGTCGTCGCCGAGCAACCGGTCGAGATCCTCGGCGTGAGCCAGCGCCGCGGCGGCTGCCGGATCGCCGGGGGCGCCGACGGTGATGTTGTCGCGCACGGTGCCGGCGAACAGGTGGGACCGCTGCGGCACCCAAGCGATCCGCGACCGCCAGCGCGCCGGGTCCACCTCGGACAGTGGCACTCCCCCGACGGTGACCCGCCCGGACTCCGGCGTGACGAAGCCGAGCAGCACCCCCAGCGCCGTCGACTTGCCGCAGCCGCTCGGACCGGTGAGCGCGACGACCTCGCCCGGCTGGATGACGGTGTCGAGCCGCAGCGCCGGATCGTCCCGCCCGGGGAACCGCACGACCACGTCCTCGAACGCGATCGGGCCGCTGGGCGCCGGTCCCCGGCCGGTCGCCGCCGCCGGCACCGGCGTCTCCAGGATGGCGAACGCCTCCCCGGCGGCGGCCAGACCCTCGGCGCTCGCGTGGAAGTGGGCACCGACCTGACGCAGCGGCTGGTACGCCTCCGGCGCCAGGATCAGCACGAGCAGCGCGGTGGCCAGGTCGAGGTGCCCGCTGACCAGCCGCAGCCCGATGCCCACCGCCACCAGCGCGACCGACAGCGTGGCCAGCAGCTCCAGCACCAGCGAGGACAGGAACGCGGTGCGCAGCGTGCGCAGGGTCACGGTGCGCTGCTGCTCGCTGATCCGCCGGATGGTGGCGGCCTGCGCCCGGGAGCGCCCGAACAGCTTGAGCGTCGGCAGCCCGGCCACCACGTCCAGGAAGTGGTGTGACAGCCGGGACAACAGCCGGAACTGGCGCTGGTTGGCGGCCTCGGTGTGCAGCCCGATCAGCGCCATGAACAGCGGGATCAACGGCAGGGTCAGCACGATGGTCACCGTGGCGATGCGGTCGGCCGGCCACATCCGGGCCAGCACGATCACCGGCACCAGCACCGCCAGGACGAGCTGCGGCAGATAGCGCGCGAAATAGCCGTCCAGGGCGTCGAGCCCGCGCGTCACCAGCGTCACCACCGAGCCGGTGTCCGGGCCCCGGCCCGGCCCGAGCGCCGCCACCCGGGTCAGCACCTGACGGCGCAGCGCGGACTTCACCCCGGCAGCCGACCGGGCGGCGGCCACCTCCTGCGCCCAGGCCACCGCGGCGCGCCCGGCCACCACCACGCCCAGCCAGAGCAGTGTCGGCACCAGTTCGTGCACCCCGGCCCCGCCGAGGAACACCCCGGTGATGCCGTCGGCCAGCAGGCTCGCCTGGGCCACGATCAGGGCGGCCAGCGCCACCCCGAGCGCCACCGTGCCGGCCAGGTAGGCCCGGGTCGAGCGGGCGTACCGCAACAGCCGCGGGTCCAGGGGCTTCACGCGGGGATCCGCTCGACCGTGAGCCGCTTGCGGAACACCCAGTAGGTCCAGCCCTGGTACGCCAGCACGACCGGGGTGAAGACCGCCGCCACCCAGGTCATCACCTTGAGCGTGTACGGCGTCGAAGCCGCGTTGGTGGTGGTCAAGCTGTTGGCGTCGGCGATCGAGGAGGGCATGACATCCGGGAACAGCGTCACGAACAGGGCCACCACCGCGAGCACGATGGTGGCTGCCGTGGCCAGGAAGGCCCAGCCCTCGCGGCGTACCCGGGTCGCGAGCACGGCACCGGTGAGCGCGAGCGCCGCAGCGAGCGCGATGACCGCACCGGCCGCGTCCGGGTGGGCGAGCACGGTCCAGAGCAGGAAAGCGCCGGCCACCACCAGCGCCGGCACGCTGAGCTGCCAGGCGAGCGCCCCGGCCCGCCGGCGGATCTCGCCGTCGGTCTTGAGCGCCAGGAACACCGCGCCGTGCAGGGTGAACAGCGTCAGCGTGGTCAGCCCGCCGAGCAGCGAGTACGGGTTGAGCAGGTCGAAGAAACCGCCGACGTACTCGTGCCGGGCGTCCAGCCGCACCCCGCGCACGATGTTGCCGAAGGCCACGCCCCACAGCACGGCCGGGATCAGGCTGCCCAGCACGATCGACAAATCCCAGCGGCGCTTCCAGGTGGCGCCGTCCCGCTTGCCGCGGTACTCGAAGGCGACGCCGCGCACGATCAGCGCCACCAGGATCAGCAGCAGCGGCAGGTAGAACCCGGAGAACAGGGTGGCGTACCACTCCGGGAACGCGGCGAAGGTGGCGCCGCCGGCGACGAGCAGCCACACCTCGTTGCCGTCCCAGACCGGGCCGATGGTGTTGATCAGCAGCCGCCGCTCGCGGTCGTCGCGGCCCAGCACGGGCAGCAGCAGCCCGACGCCGAAGTCGAAGCCCTCCAGCAGGAAGTAGCCGGCCCAGAGGATGGTGATCAGGGCGAACCAGACGGTGGTGAGTTCCACGGCGGCCTCTCAGTAGGCGAAGGCGAGGGGGCGGTCGGCAGCATCGGGGTCCGGCGCCGTC includes:
- a CDS encoding TetR/AcrR family transcriptional regulator, giving the protein MARVSQAQARENRQRVVQTAARLFRERGIQGVSVADLMAEAGLTHGGFYKQFASKEALVAEAVALAFEDLGADLHDRDQQHPGDHEAAREAFVAGYLSAAHRDDPGNGCATTGFGTDVAREPPDSPAREPFAAGVAEFAAWLGPTEDEALVTLATMVGALLIARATAGTPLADRILAAATSDLSGKGRVSR
- a CDS encoding PfkB family carbohydrate kinase: MRILCAGLATLDLIQRAERIPGVDEKVEALSTEVAAGGPATNAALTAAALGAEVTLLTAVGAHPLGDLIRADLAAYGIRLVDATPHLTTPPPVSSVTVLDGTGQRTIVSRNAAGTAAAVPEDLDLSSADAVLADGHHPALARAAARSGRPMVLDAGSWRPVFAELMPLAAVTACSSAFRPPRDPRRMGARAGAVTSGPDPVRWWSGEQSGTIAVPPVAAVDTAGAGDAFHGALVVAVARGDSLPDALSYAVSTAAVRVQHRGARAWLRHLPPVTPPA
- the cydC gene encoding thiol reductant ABC exporter subunit CydC; translated protein: MNPLALLRPAGGRLLLAVLAGAGAAGAAVGLLATSAWLISRAALHPPVLHLMVAIVAVRAFGLSRGVLRYLERLLGHDAAFRILGALRERVYARLDRLAPAGLADFRRADLAQRLVADVDAVLDLVTRVLVPYAVALLVGTAAVLLVGSMVPVAGLTMAAGLVVVGVAVPLLQTTTARRADGRLAPLRGELAVASVDLLHGLSDLTAYGAVDRQLARVADVDARLRRAGERSAFTTGISAAVTALCTGVCVLVGLAAGAGQLRGELLAVVVLTPLAVFEMAGTLPAAAQHLVAARSALRRLAEVFAATPPVPTPADPLPLPAGPVTLGLTGVTAGWAPDRIAFEGFTLELAPGSRTALVGPSGSGKSTVAALLVRFLDPFAGTVTLNGVDLRRFDPADVRRLVTYLPEDAYLFDTTIADNLRIGRRDATGAELRAALARARLLDWVDTLPQGLETPVGEHGAHLSGGQRRRLALARALLTDARVLILDEPTEHLDDETARALTGDLLAAAGDRTVLLITHRTDDLPVHRVVPLGREVSPVG
- the cydD gene encoding thiol reductant ABC exporter subunit CydD produces the protein MKPLDPRLLRYARSTRAYLAGTVALGVALAALIVAQASLLADGITGVFLGGAGVHELVPTLLWLGVVVAGRAAVAWAQEVAAARSAAGVKSALRRQVLTRVAALGPGRGPDTGSVVTLVTRGLDALDGYFARYLPQLVLAVLVPVIVLARMWPADRIATVTIVLTLPLIPLFMALIGLHTEAANQRQFRLLSRLSHHFLDVVAGLPTLKLFGRSRAQAATIRRISEQQRTVTLRTLRTAFLSSLVLELLATLSVALVAVGIGLRLVSGHLDLATALLVLILAPEAYQPLRQVGAHFHASAEGLAAAGEAFAILETPVPAAATGRGPAPSGPIAFEDVVVRFPGRDDPALRLDTVIQPGEVVALTGPSGCGKSTALGVLLGFVTPESGRVTVGGVPLSEVDPARWRSRIAWVPQRSHLFAGTVRDNITVGAPGDPAAAAALAHAEDLDRLLGDDGTGLSAGQRQRVALARAFHRDAPVVLLDEPTANLDAGTAAGVMASIRRLSRGRTVVMAAHRPELIALADRVVAL
- the cydB gene encoding cytochrome d ubiquinol oxidase subunit II, which encodes MELTTVWFALITILWAGYFLLEGFDFGVGLLLPVLGRDDRERRLLINTIGPVWDGNEVWLLVAGGATFAAFPEWYATLFSGFYLPLLLILVALIVRGVAFEYRGKRDGATWKRRWDLSIVLGSLIPAVLWGVAFGNIVRGVRLDARHEYVGGFFDLLNPYSLLGGLTTLTLFTLHGAVFLALKTDGEIRRRAGALAWQLSVPALVVAGAFLLWTVLAHPDAAGAVIALAAALALTGAVLATRVRREGWAFLATAATIVLAVVALFVTLFPDVMPSSIADANSLTTTNAASTPYTLKVMTWVAAVFTPVVLAYQGWTYWVFRKRLTVERIPA